The sequence below is a genomic window from Thalassomonas haliotis.
AGATATTCTGGTGATGTGTCCGCAAATCGAGAGTTATGCCCCTTATGTTAATGCGGTCTTTACCCGGGGCTGGCAGGACATAGATGATAAAATTCCGCCACTGCCTTGTTCTATTGCCGACAGGAGCAGTAAAGATGCCGAGCCGCTGATCGCTGCGTTTATCGACTTGCTGAATCTGCCCGACAGTCGTTTTCAGGTCTCAAGCTTGCTTTCCCTGTTAAGGCTGCCGGCGATGCAGCAAAAGTTTTCCCTGAGTTTCGAGGATATTGATAAAATTACCCTCTGGGTGGAGCAGGCGGCCATTCACTGGGGATTGGATCGGCAGCATAAAGCCAGTGTTTTGGGGCTTGAGCAAGGCAATAACAGTTTCACCTGGCAGCAGGGGCTGAGCCGGCTGATGACGGGCTTTGCCTACGGCGACAGCGAAGTTATCCACCAGGAGAGCTTATTGTTGCCTGTGGTGGAAGGAGGCGACGGCCGCTTGCTGGGTCAGCTGATGCTGATTATCGAACAGCTGCAGAGCTTCTCCCATAGCTTAAGCACGCCAAGAGCTGCCGGAGACTGGCAAAGTTATTTACAGCAAATGTTGGAGCAGCTTTTTGTGCTTTCCGGCGATCATAACTTCGAGTTGATCTATCATGGGATAGAATCCCTGGTGGAGTATTGCAGCCATGCCTTATATCGCCAGGACATTACTTTAAGCGTGGTCCGGGATTTTCTCAACAGCCATTTCAGCATGCCGGATCCCGGGCGTCAGTTTATGGTGGGTCAGGTGACGTTTTGCTCTATGATCCCCATGCGCAGTATTCCCTTTAAGATCATTGCCGTACTGGGACTCAATGATGGCGAATTTCCCCGCCAGCGTCAGCCGCTGGGTTTTGATCTGCTGGCGATGACGGCGGCAAAACCTGGCGACAGATCGCGCCGGGGGGATGACAGGTATTTGTTCCTTGAAGCCATTATTTCCGCGCGTCAGGCGCTTTACCTGAGTTATCAGGGGCGCAATATCAAAACCAATGCCCCCAGGGAAGCCTCCCTGGTGCTTAAAGAGTTGATTGAATACCTGGAGTTGGGATATGGCTGGCAAGTCAATGAGTCAGGGGGCGATATCAGGCAGTTGCCGATGCAGCCCTTTAGTCCGGATAATTATCTCGGCAGCTACCCGGGCTTTGATGAAAAGTGGCTGAAATTGGGCAGCTGCGTTGATACCGGGCAGGAAAATAGCTCTGAACCCTTATTGATCCCACAAACAACAGCAGTTGTGGACGGGCAGGGCTTGCCCGGTAATGTTGAAGAGAAACCGGCACAACTTAATGTCGGCGAGCTGATTGCTTTTTATCAGCACCCGGTCAGGCAATTTGCCCGCCATCAGCTCAACCTTTATTTTGAGCAAATCAGTATTGAGCTGGAAGACGCCGAACCTTTTACCGCGGATCGGCTGCAAAGTTACCAGCTCAGGGAGCAGCTGCTTGACTGTTACCTGATGGCGGGGGATGACGGACAAGAGCAGAGCGGGCAAGCCCAGGCCGACACCGACAGCCAAGTGCAGCAGGTGTTGAGCGCGGCACGTCTGGGGGGCAAGTTTCCCGATTTGCCGACAACCCGTGAGCTGTTTGAAAAATGGCGCGATGACAGTGAACAATTTTCCCGGGTGATCCTCGCTCAAGGGGGAGCTAACCCCAAGCCGGTTTTTTGTCAGTTGAACTTTTCTCTGGCAGACGGTACCGGCATAAGTATAAACTGCCAGTTACCGGTGCAGGGCCGGCAACTGGCGTTTTATCGCAGCAGCAGCGCCAAGGCAAAAGATTTTTTTACCTTGTATCTGCATCAGTTAATGCTTCAGGTTTGGCAAAACCAGCTTGCCGGCGAGCAGATCGCCATACAAGAGCATGAGCAGGTGTTATTAACGCAAGTCGAAGCCAGCTGCGGTTTTTATTTCGATACCAAAAGCCAGAAAGTCAGCCAGTACAGGTTTAAGGCAATCCCTGAGCCGCAAAAACAGCTGGAACAGCTGTTGAGTACTTTCTTTTCGGGGCAAAGCCAGGCGCTGTTAGTCAATGGTGATTTGGCGGAGCATTACTTTAAAGTGACCGGCCGGGGCAAACGTTTTAGCCAGCAAGATTTTGAAAAGTATTGGAGTGATGATAATGCCATACGGCCGATGTCAGCAGATCCCTATATGCATTATTTCTGGCCGGCATGCCCAAATTTGAGTGAACATTTGTCTACGATAGAGGCCCTTTATCAGCCCATGTACCAGGTGCTTGAAAAGGTGAAGTTATGAATTTTGTTGCGCAAAATCTGGTGGCTCATGAAATTCCCTTGCAAGGCAAACATTTAATTGAGGCCAGTGCGGGAACCGGCAAAACCTTTAATATCACCCGTTTGTATTTGCGTTTGTTATTAGAGCAAAAATTACCGGTTGAGCAAATCCTGGTGATGACCTTTACCAAGGATGCCACCGAAGAATTACGCGGGCGTATCGGCGCTTTTATCCGCACAGCTATTAACGACTGGCCGCAGCTGGTGGACCAAGACCCCTATTTTTCCGCTTTAGCTGCAAATATCAGCGAAGAAGAAGCCCGTTTTTTGCTGAAAAAAGCCCTGTTATTTCTCGATGAAGCGGCGATTTTTACCATACATGGCTTTTGTAAACGGGTGTTGAGCCAGCATGCCTTTACCAGCGGCATGTCTTTTAACAGCCAGATGGAAACCAGCGATCAGGAGCTGCTGCTCGAAGCCTGCCGCGACTGGTACCGGGTGCTGGCACAGCAAAGCCCCGACCAGTTTGAGCAGCTTGCCGCCTTTTGGGGAGATCCGCTGACATTCCTGAGTCACTTTTCCAAGGCCATTCATCAGGTGGCGCTATCGGCAGAGTTGGAAACCACCAGCGCACAGGCCTTGATTCAGGCTTTTCAAGCCAAGGCGCAACAGGCTCTGACCACCCTTGAACATCATGAACAAGTATTGAGTGTATATCTGATCGAAGTTAAAACCGGGCAGGAAAAAGAAAAACGCCAGCAGGAGTTTTCCGCGTTAAAGGCCTGGTTAGCCGCTATTGTCGAGGATATTGATGCTTTTAAGGAGAAAATGCCCGACGCCTTTATCGATGGCCGCCGTTTCTCCCGTGGCAAGCACAAGCAGGAGCTGGTGGAGATCTTTGCCCCGGTAAACGAAGTGAAGACTGCGGTGAAAAGCTTGCAGCAAGACCTGGATAAGGCGGAGGCTTATTTGGTGGTTAAGCAGGGACTGGATTATATCAGCGAGCAGTTGGTGAAGAAAAAACAGCTGCAGAATATGCTCAGCTTTGATGATCTGATCAGCGGGCTAAAGCGCTGTTTGACGGATGAAAGCAACAATCAGCTGGCGGAAATCTTGTTTGCGCAATTTCCTGTGGCGCTGGTGGATGAATTCCAGGATACAGATCCGCTGCAGTTTGCTATTTTAAAAGCCATTTATTTTCAGCAGTCCCAGGCTGTGCTCTTTATGATCGGCGACCCGAAACAGGCTATTTACGGTTTTCGCGGCGGCGATATTTTCACTTACTTGACTGCCCGGAAAATGTGCGACTTTCAGTGGCTGATGGATACCAACTGGCGCTCTAGCCCGGAAATGATCCAGGGCTATAACCGTTTGTTTTACGGCAATGATCTCCAGGGAGAGCCGCTGCCTGTGTTTGGTTACGGCATTCCTTATATTCCGGTGAAGCCTTCACCTGTGGCAGCAGATAAATCCTCGCTGGCCGAAGACGAGCACGCCTTGCAGTTTGTTCATTTTGACGTTAGCGATGAAAATAACAACGGCCAGGAGAAGGCAAAATCCTCGGCTAAAGCCAAGGTCAAGCAGGATTTCAGGCCGGTGATGGCCAACTGGTGCGCCGGTGAAATTGCCCGGCTGCTTTTAGCGGAGCAAGGTGAGAGTCCTTTGGCGGCCCGGGATATTGCTATTTTAGTGCGTGACGGCACTGAAGCCAGGGCCATTAAGCAGGCGTTAGAAGACCTGGGACTGGCTTCGGTGTTTTTGAGCAACAAAGCGAACCTGCTGCACAGTGAGCAGACTGAGCAGTTGTTGCTGTTGCTTAAAGGCATTTTACATGTGGAAAATGAACGCCTTTATACCGCGGCCCTTGCCTGCGGCCTGCTGGGCTATACCCCGGCAAAGCTGTATCGGTTGCAGCAAGATGAACTGGGCTGGCAGGAGTTGAAATTTCAGTTTTTTGCCTTAAGGCAGGAATGGCTGCATAAAGGTTTTATCACTATGGCGTTAAAGCTGATGCATGAGCATTTTGTTATCGACGCCCGGGAGCAGGACAGGGCGCTGACCAACTTATTACATCTGTTTGAAATATTGCAGTCTGCCAGCGGGCGCCACCGCCAGCCCCAGGAGTTGGTCTATTATCTGGAGCAGGAAATGTTAAAGGATAATCCTGAGTCGGAAACGGAATTAAGACTGGAAAGCGATGCCAACCTGATCAAAATTGTTACCCAGCATGGCTCAAAAGGACTGGAATACCCTGTAGTCTTTATTCCTTTTGCCAGCCGCCATAAAGATCCGCTGCGTTTTGGTAACCGTAACGTGACTTTGGTTGAATACCATGACGGACACGGACAGCTAAAATTAAGTTTAGACGGCACGCTTGAAGCCAGGCAGGCAATGGCGGATGAGGCTTATGCCGAGTCTATCCGCTTATTATATGTTGCCGTGACCCGGGCAGAGCAGCGCTGTTATATTTTAACCGCCGAATTTGAGCAATATTATAACTCGCCGCTGGGCAAAACATTAAAGTGGCAAAAAGATCAGGATATCCTGGTCAGCTTGCAGCAACTGGCCAATGAAAACCCCGGTGTGATCGGCGTTAAACAGCTTGTTGAACCGCCAGCAGAAAAGCCCCTGGAGCAAGATGCAGGCACTGTGTCGGATATCAAGCCCGCCGCTTTTGACGGCAAGATTGAAAGGGACTGGTGGCTGAGCTCATTTTCCGCCTTAAGCCGGAACCTGCGCCATGGCGGGGTCTCGACCCCGGACCGGGACGGTGAAACAGCTGCCCAGGCGCCGACTTCTGCCGAGCTGCTCGACAGTGCGCTATTGCGTTTTAACCTGGCAAAAGGGGCGCATACCGGTAACTTGCTGCATGATATTTTTGAGCAGCTGGACTTTAACCAGCCAAACTGGCAAGAGGCGATGAAATGGCCGCTGGTGAAATACGGCGAATTAACCCCGGGTTATGACGAGCAGGATTTGACCGCCTGGCTTAAACAGGTTTTACTGGCACCTCTGGCGCAAAGTGACGGTGTCGGGCCTGAAGGGCATGAACTTAAGGCGGACTATTGCCTGGCGGATATTTCGCAGGAACAAACGTTACGGGAGAGTGAGTTTTATTTTCCCATGTCTCGCGCCAGGGTCGCTGCTTTGGCGAAATTATTAACCCGACACCGCCAGCGTTCAGCGGATGTTTTGACAACAGCACAGGAGCAAGAAAGTTTTAAACCGCGGGCTGCAAAAGCGGTCAGTTTACCTGCATATCAGCAACTAAAGGGCATGATGCACGGTTTTATTGATCTTATTTTCGAGCATCAGGGAAAATATTACCTGTGCGATTATAAATCCACTCATTTAGGCAAGAGCTTTAACGCCTATAAACCGCCGGGATTGCTGGCCAATATTCAGGACAATTATTATGACCTGCAGTATTTGATTTATGCCCTGGCCCTGCATCGACATTTGGCCTATGCCCTGGAAGATTACGATCCCGGGCTGCATTTTGGCGGTATTTATTATTTTTATGTGCGCGGCATGACCAATGATCCCAAACATAGCGGCTGTGGTGTTTATTACCGCGAGCTTTGTTCTCAAGAGCTGACTGAACTCGATGCTATTTTTTCCGGTAATTACAGCCCGGCTGCTAAAGATAGTCAGGATAATAGCAAAGGGGAGCGAGAGCATGTTTGATAATGGCGCGGTGAATGCTGGTGTTGATAACAACAGTGAAAGCAAGCTTAATAAACCCCTTTATGCTTCCTTTGCCCGGGCGCAGGTTCAACTTGCCGCCCTGGAGCCGATAGATTATTTTTTTGCTCAAGAGCTTTGCCAGCGCCTGGGTTTTGATCCCCAGTTGTTTCATTTGTTGCTGGCGTTAAGTGAAAGTTTACGTAACGGCCACAGCTGCTTGCCGCTGGAGAGTATCGCCGGGCAGAGTTTTGGTTTTGCCAGCGATGACGAAGGCCTGGTGAGCCATCACGGATTTATTTTTGATGAACTAAAAAACCTGGATAAGCTGTTAACTGAGCTGGCATTGGCGCCAGAGCAGCACCAGGCAATTGTCTATCACAGGCAAAAACTTTACCTCAGGCGCTATTTTACTTTCGAAGTCGAACTGAGACAGTTTATCCGCGATAAAGCTGGCGGGAGCTTTGCTCCTTTTGAGACAGATGACATCAAAACCTGCCTGGAAACATTATTTCCGGTAAGCGTCACAAATAAAGGGGCCGGGGAAATAGACTGGCAGCATATTGCCGTCGCCAATGCCGTCAATAAAGGTTTTAGTGTCATTGCCGGCGGTCCAGGTACCGGCAAAACTTATACCGTGACTAAATTGCTGGCGGCGCTGATCATGCTGGAGCAGGCACGCTCACCGCAAAAGCAGTTAACCATAGCCTTAGTGGCACCTACCGGCAAGGCGGCTCAGCGCTTGTCCGAGTCTATTGTCAAGGCGGTGAAAGGTTTTCGCGGTTTGATCCCCGATAAGGTGTTGGCGGCAATTCCAGAGCAGGCCTTAACCGTGCACCGCTTGCTCGGGGTGATCCCGAACCAGGTGAATTTTCGCCACCACAGGGATAATTTGCTGCAGGCGGATCTTGTGCTTATTGATGAAGTTTCTATGGTGGATCTGGCGTTAATGACCCGGGTCTTTCGGGCACTGCCAGAGCACAGTAAAGTGATTTTGCTTGGCGATGCCGATCAATTACCCTCGGTAGCCGCCGGCAGTGTGCTTAATGATGTCGCCCCCAGGCCCCATCCGGGATTTTCGCCGCAGAACCTGGCGTATCTTGAACAGGTGACAGCTTGTCGTCAGCTGCCCGAGGTTAAAAGCAAAGCTGGCCATCAGGCGGCTGATCATATTACCTACCTGGTGAAAAGCCGACGTTTTGACGGCCAGGGGGGCATAGGACGTCTGGCAGCTGCAGTGATCGCCGGGCGCAGCAGTGAAAGCTGGCAGCTACTGACCCGGGCACAGGATGAGGGGGATGAGCAACTGAAGCTGTTACCCGGCGAGCTGTTATCCTGGCTACCTCAGCTGGTGCAGCAATACTACTTGCCGCTTTTTCATTGCAATGAGGTAGATGAGGCCTTTTCACTGCTTGGCCGCTTTCGGATTTTGTGTGCCATGCGCAAGGGAGAATGTGGCGTTGAAAACATTAACCAGGTGATTAAACAGTACCTGGCGGATAAGGGACTGGCCAATGCCTCCGGCCGTTTATACCATGGCATGCCGGTGATGATCAGTGAAAATGATTACCGTCTAGGCCTGTATAATGGCGATATCGGCATGATCTGGCGTAATGACAAGGGACATTTGATGGCGGTGTTTGAAGATGCCGAGCTCGGTTTTAAATGGCTGATGCCGTCAAGATTGCCCCAGTATGAAACGGTGTATGCCATGACCATACATAAAACCCAGGGCAGTGAATTTGATCATGTGGCGATGTTGTTGCCGGGGCAAACGGACAATAAACTGCTGAGCCGGGAATTATTATACACAGGCATTACCCGGGCCAAATCCAAATTGAGTATCGCCAGTAAAGCCAATGTCTGGAGTCATGGCGTGGAAGGCCGGGTACAAAGATATTCCGGTTTTAGCTTAGACACAGCGCCGAATGAGCAGGTATAAGGTACTGGAAACCAGTGACCTGCAGAAACAAGATTATTTTTTTAAAGAAGTATAAAACATGAAATTAACTGAAATTGATAAAAGCCGTTACCGTCAGCACTTAAACCGGGTCATTATTGGCTTTATCGCCAGCTTGCTGGCCTTATCCTTGTTATTTGGTACGGCATTAATCGCCGCTTTTGGCCAAAGCGCAGAGCAAAAAAGCGGGCAAAATATTGTCGGGCAGAAGCTGCAAACCCTAAGCCCCCCGGAGCAGAGCATGGATAATGCTTCGGAAAAAACTGCGGATATGACTACTGGCACTGACGACTCGGCACCTGAAGCTACCGGCAACTTCCGTTATAACCTGCTTGGGGTGATCCTGGCCCTGCTGGCCTGCGCCGCGCTGTTACACCAGTTAAAAAACAGCCGTTATTTCCACGAGATATATTATGTCTGGCAATTAAAGCAGTTGCAGAACCTGATTTACCGGCGCCTGAAAAAAATTGAACAGGCTGCCAATAACGGTGATATCGATGCCCTGGTGATATTGAGTTTTTATTATGCCGGTTTAAAACAAGTATACCTGCTCGATGATAATACCCTGACTCTGGGGAAAGTCGAGCAGGATATCACCCGCTTGGAAACGCTTGCCTCTGCTCAGGGCATCAGCCTGGAGGCGCAGCAGTTTAGCGCCGACCTTATCAAAAAGTTTTAACCAGGCAGAGCTTATTAACCTTATCCCCTGAAAAACAGCCCCTTGTTCAATTGTGATTAACTTGACTTACATCAAGGCGCTATAAGTGCTATTCACTACAATCTAATGACCATTACAATAGCAGAGCAAGTGAAAATGATAGGTTATGTTACTTTAGGTACAAATAACTTAGACAAGGCTGTCACATTTTATGATCAACTTTTAAGTAGCATAGGTGCCGGCCGTTTTATTGAAACTGAACTCTTTGTTGCCTGGGCAAAAAGCCCGGGTAATCCGGGGTTTACCATCACCAAACCTTTTAACGGCGCCAGAGCTAGTGTCGGCAATGGCACTATGATAGCCTTTACCATGGACTCTCCCGAGCAGGTCGATGCTTTTTATCAAAAAGCGATTGAGTTAGGAGCCACAGACGATGGCAGGCCGGGACCAAGGGGGGAAATGACGGGATTTTATGCCGGTTACTTCAGGGATTTGGACGGCAATAAGATTAACGCTTTTTATTATCAGCCTCCCAAGGAGTGACAGCCACAGTAATTAACTGGCCGGGACAGGTTGTTGCTCCCGGGCTAAAAGCCGGGGAGTCCTGTACCCCAGCCAAGGGGTCAGACACCAAGTTGCTGGAGAGCTTCTGTTTTTTTGTGTTCTCCGTGGGCGATAAGCGTATTCAGTATTGCTTCGCGGTTGATGGGTTTATTAATAAAGTCATCCATGCCGGCATCAAAGCATTTTTGTTTATCCTCGGTTTGGCTACCGGCGCTAATGGCGATGATTTTAATATGTTGCCCCGCCTCTTCCTGCCGCCTGATTTGCCTTGCCGCTTCAAAGCCGTCCATTTCCGGCATAAAGCAGTCCATAAAAATAATATCAAAGACTTCGCGCTGCCAAAGTTCGATGGCTTTTCGGCCATCATCGGCTATGGTCACTTCGCAGTTAAAACTTTTTAATATTTTCGTCGCGACGATTTGGTTAACCCGGATATCTTCTACCAGCAAGATATTCAGATCAAAATTATGGTCTTGATCAACCTGGGGTTCAAAGGTTTTTTTGGCAGAATATTTAGTAAAGACCTGGGTATTAAAAATGGAATTGGATAATACCAGGTTAATGATATTAAGGATTTCATGATCTTTGGCCGGGGTGGCCATTAATCCCTGGATCCCGGCTTTTTGGCATTTTTCGATATCGCTGTGCTCGGGCTCTGCACTGGTTAAAATGATTTTAAGCTGGACAAATTTTGCATTTTTGCGAATGGATTGGGCCAGGTCGTAACCACTGCTGCCCGACATGTTTTTATCCACCAGTAACAAATGGTAGGGATTGCCGCAGTTAAATTGCTTATTGAGCTGTTCAAAAAGTTCATCGGTGTTGGAAATCTCATCGGTGATCATACCCCAGCCGGTGAGTAAAGGTTTGATCACTTTTAAATTCAGGAATTCATCATCGACATATAACACCCTTTTATTGGTGAGCTGCCGTAAG
It includes:
- the recB gene encoding exodeoxyribonuclease V subunit beta, encoding MNFVAQNLVAHEIPLQGKHLIEASAGTGKTFNITRLYLRLLLEQKLPVEQILVMTFTKDATEELRGRIGAFIRTAINDWPQLVDQDPYFSALAANISEEEARFLLKKALLFLDEAAIFTIHGFCKRVLSQHAFTSGMSFNSQMETSDQELLLEACRDWYRVLAQQSPDQFEQLAAFWGDPLTFLSHFSKAIHQVALSAELETTSAQALIQAFQAKAQQALTTLEHHEQVLSVYLIEVKTGQEKEKRQQEFSALKAWLAAIVEDIDAFKEKMPDAFIDGRRFSRGKHKQELVEIFAPVNEVKTAVKSLQQDLDKAEAYLVVKQGLDYISEQLVKKKQLQNMLSFDDLISGLKRCLTDESNNQLAEILFAQFPVALVDEFQDTDPLQFAILKAIYFQQSQAVLFMIGDPKQAIYGFRGGDIFTYLTARKMCDFQWLMDTNWRSSPEMIQGYNRLFYGNDLQGEPLPVFGYGIPYIPVKPSPVAADKSSLAEDEHALQFVHFDVSDENNNGQEKAKSSAKAKVKQDFRPVMANWCAGEIARLLLAEQGESPLAARDIAILVRDGTEARAIKQALEDLGLASVFLSNKANLLHSEQTEQLLLLLKGILHVENERLYTAALACGLLGYTPAKLYRLQQDELGWQELKFQFFALRQEWLHKGFITMALKLMHEHFVIDAREQDRALTNLLHLFEILQSASGRHRQPQELVYYLEQEMLKDNPESETELRLESDANLIKIVTQHGSKGLEYPVVFIPFASRHKDPLRFGNRNVTLVEYHDGHGQLKLSLDGTLEARQAMADEAYAESIRLLYVAVTRAEQRCYILTAEFEQYYNSPLGKTLKWQKDQDILVSLQQLANENPGVIGVKQLVEPPAEKPLEQDAGTVSDIKPAAFDGKIERDWWLSSFSALSRNLRHGGVSTPDRDGETAAQAPTSAELLDSALLRFNLAKGAHTGNLLHDIFEQLDFNQPNWQEAMKWPLVKYGELTPGYDEQDLTAWLKQVLLAPLAQSDGVGPEGHELKADYCLADISQEQTLRESEFYFPMSRARVAALAKLLTRHRQRSADVLTTAQEQESFKPRAAKAVSLPAYQQLKGMMHGFIDLIFEHQGKYYLCDYKSTHLGKSFNAYKPPGLLANIQDNYYDLQYLIYALALHRHLAYALEDYDPGLHFGGIYYFYVRGMTNDPKHSGCGVYYRELCSQELTELDAIFSGNYSPAAKDSQDNSKGEREHV
- the recC gene encoding exodeoxyribonuclease V subunit gamma, which encodes MIYLYPANKMENLLVLLDKIQQISPLAVFSQEIIVVQNPGMQHWLNLSLAKQRGISMNIRYVLPAQFLWKLMRSVASDDEVPDQSPYSREVLTWRICALLGSDKVVNNPEFDQPSRYWQGETSAERASLKRYQLATQLADLYEQYLIFRPQWIDAWQRRESIFHGEEDTRAQLSGLDDIEKWQGLLWQLLIEELPYNPVTLLQDAIAGLSKKKAELPKRIVFFGINAMAPMWLDFINALSQHIEIHFFHLNPCFSYWGDIQSEKQAMKAITSWVDGCDDIRSIVGNPLLASLGQQGREFMALLHNYSLVNIDVFEHAGNTDSEQFPESVLAQLQNDILTLTDARQAPKKAKDDSLIITSCHSALREVQGLHDWLLHQFNADSELTPKDILVMCPQIESYAPYVNAVFTRGWQDIDDKIPPLPCSIADRSSKDAEPLIAAFIDLLNLPDSRFQVSSLLSLLRLPAMQQKFSLSFEDIDKITLWVEQAAIHWGLDRQHKASVLGLEQGNNSFTWQQGLSRLMTGFAYGDSEVIHQESLLLPVVEGGDGRLLGQLMLIIEQLQSFSHSLSTPRAAGDWQSYLQQMLEQLFVLSGDHNFELIYHGIESLVEYCSHALYRQDITLSVVRDFLNSHFSMPDPGRQFMVGQVTFCSMIPMRSIPFKIIAVLGLNDGEFPRQRQPLGFDLLAMTAAKPGDRSRRGDDRYLFLEAIISARQALYLSYQGRNIKTNAPREASLVLKELIEYLELGYGWQVNESGGDIRQLPMQPFSPDNYLGSYPGFDEKWLKLGSCVDTGQENSSEPLLIPQTTAVVDGQGLPGNVEEKPAQLNVGELIAFYQHPVRQFARHQLNLYFEQISIELEDAEPFTADRLQSYQLREQLLDCYLMAGDDGQEQSGQAQADTDSQVQQVLSAARLGGKFPDLPTTRELFEKWRDDSEQFSRVILAQGGANPKPVFCQLNFSLADGTGISINCQLPVQGRQLAFYRSSSAKAKDFFTLYLHQLMLQVWQNQLAGEQIAIQEHEQVLLTQVEASCGFYFDTKSQKVSQYRFKAIPEPQKQLEQLLSTFFSGQSQALLVNGDLAEHYFKVTGRGKRFSQQDFEKYWSDDNAIRPMSADPYMHYFWPACPNLSEHLSTIEALYQPMYQVLEKVKL
- a CDS encoding VOC family protein — encoded protein: MTITIAEQVKMIGYVTLGTNNLDKAVTFYDQLLSSIGAGRFIETELFVAWAKSPGNPGFTITKPFNGARASVGNGTMIAFTMDSPEQVDAFYQKAIELGATDDGRPGPRGEMTGFYAGYFRDLDGNKINAFYYQPPKE
- a CDS encoding DUF3087 family protein, coding for MKLTEIDKSRYRQHLNRVIIGFIASLLALSLLFGTALIAAFGQSAEQKSGQNIVGQKLQTLSPPEQSMDNASEKTADMTTGTDDSAPEATGNFRYNLLGVILALLACAALLHQLKNSRYFHEIYYVWQLKQLQNLIYRRLKKIEQAANNGDIDALVILSFYYAGLKQVYLLDDNTLTLGKVEQDITRLETLASAQGISLEAQQFSADLIKKF
- the recD gene encoding exodeoxyribonuclease V subunit alpha, which codes for MFDNGAVNAGVDNNSESKLNKPLYASFARAQVQLAALEPIDYFFAQELCQRLGFDPQLFHLLLALSESLRNGHSCLPLESIAGQSFGFASDDEGLVSHHGFIFDELKNLDKLLTELALAPEQHQAIVYHRQKLYLRRYFTFEVELRQFIRDKAGGSFAPFETDDIKTCLETLFPVSVTNKGAGEIDWQHIAVANAVNKGFSVIAGGPGTGKTYTVTKLLAALIMLEQARSPQKQLTIALVAPTGKAAQRLSESIVKAVKGFRGLIPDKVLAAIPEQALTVHRLLGVIPNQVNFRHHRDNLLQADLVLIDEVSMVDLALMTRVFRALPEHSKVILLGDADQLPSVAAGSVLNDVAPRPHPGFSPQNLAYLEQVTACRQLPEVKSKAGHQAADHITYLVKSRRFDGQGGIGRLAAAVIAGRSSESWQLLTRAQDEGDEQLKLLPGELLSWLPQLVQQYYLPLFHCNEVDEAFSLLGRFRILCAMRKGECGVENINQVIKQYLADKGLANASGRLYHGMPVMISENDYRLGLYNGDIGMIWRNDKGHLMAVFEDAELGFKWLMPSRLPQYETVYAMTIHKTQGSEFDHVAMLLPGQTDNKLLSRELLYTGITRAKSKLSIASKANVWSHGVEGRVQRYSGFSLDTAPNEQV